CGCAAACGGCATCGACTTGCAGGAAATCGGGTTCGAATCCCATATGCATCAATTTTATGCCAAGGCGAACTCCCACAAGGTGCTTCTGCGAAAAAAATATGAGCGTTTTCGAGAACTCACCCCCATCTTGGCTTACAAACGGGACAAGCAAAGAGACCTGAATGAAGTCAAACTCCTGGAATGGCGGCTCCTGACTTCATTGAGCGAATGGCAGGGTAAGATTAAATCCCTCGATAAAACCGTCGCAGATTATGAGGCCATTCCCATATGGAAGCGGCTTGCGATGCAAGCGGCGGGGAAGAATGTCGAAACGTTAAAAGAGTATCGCCTGATCTATGAACAGAAAATTCACGAACTCATGCGGGAAGTCGAAATCGCCCAGCAACGTATTCGAGAACTGGTTCCGGAAGCCACGATCCCTAAGGACATGAGACCCGAATATGACGAATTGAAAGAAGAAATCGCGAAGCTTGGGGGAACCAGAAAGATTCGGGAAATGCTCGCCGCTGGCGAAGGCACGAATCGCCAAGCATTTATTCAAAATAAGCGCATTGTCGCCACCACGGCCAGTCGGGTCCTCACAGACCCCATATTTCGTCGTACACGCTTTGATATGGCCATCATCGCCGACGCGCCCAAGATTCCCGCCCCATGCCTCTTAGGGGCCTCGGGACTAATCAGAGAACGAATCGTTCTTTGTGGCGACAGCGCTGATTTACAAGCATGGACTTCCGGGCACAAGACACAGGCATTCGGAAAGTGGCCTCAAACCTTTTTACCAGGAGTTGCCTCAGGGCCCATCCAAGCCGCACAGAATGCATAAAGGGCCCGTGAAACAGTTCTTGAGGATAACTCCTTGACCAACCTCCGTTAATTCACGATAATCCAGGTAGATGTGCCGAAGTGGCGGAATGGCAGACGCGCTAGATTCAGGGTCTAGTGTCCTTTGGGGCGTGCGGGTTCAACTCCCGCCTTCGGCACCATATACCTTACAAACATCTCTACTACCAGCCGATCCGTCATATACAACCAGAAACCATTGAAGTCTGATTGATAGAATACCGCTAGTAAAAGCCAGATCAATTTATGACCAAAGCCTGCCAGCAATGTCATTTTGTTTAACCCTCAAGTCTAGAGATAGGCAGGACCAATCTTCATTCTACTCATAGGCATGCCAGTATGATATGCTCACTTCAATGGAGATGAGCATATGTCCAACGTAGCAGACAGAATAACTGTGAACCCCAAACAATGTGGTGGACGTCCTTGTATTCGAGGGATGCGAATCCGAGTCACCGATGTCCTTGATCTACTTGCAAATGGCCTTACGACTGAAGAGGTTCTGCATGAGCTTCCGGACCTTGAACAAAAAGATATCCACGCCTGTTTAAGATTTGCCAGTGGTCGGCTCGATTACCCGAT
The genomic region above belongs to Nitrospirales bacterium and contains:
- a CDS encoding DUF433 domain-containing protein, whose protein sequence is MSNVADRITVNPKQCGGRPCIRGMRIRVTDVLDLLANGLTTEEVLHELPDLEQKDIHACLRFASGRLDYPMVVA